In one window of Primulina tabacum isolate GXHZ01 chromosome 8, ASM2559414v2, whole genome shotgun sequence DNA:
- the LOC142552506 gene encoding putative methyltransferase At1g29790, with protein MGSEDSTKNQAYQKTQIKCKLKILLLIIVTNILTIFIVTGSYSNLQDPISRFSKQFSLPIWDSTTTLLIKLNATEDDLVATRFELENLGQKLKSANSLIKTLSVQLSRVNIDVRETSKEKHFVYDDLLADISDEAKLSLGSHKLPLGFTPQMGSDKVYPSVGGACLKHKDDLSNYMSYVIGGDCPVDDVSAQKLMLKGCEPLPRRRCHPKSPVGYIEPTPLPESMWSIPPDTSLVWDPYTCKNYQCLVDRTGDKARYDCKDCFHLQGREKTRWLFDNGGIDYGIDQILGLKPRGTIRIGLDIGGGTGTFAARMKERNVTIITTSMNFDGPFNSFIASRGLVPMHVTISQRFPFFDNTLDIIHSMHVLSNWIPESMLEFILYDIYRILRPGGLFWVDRFFCLGLQLNATYVPLFDRVGFRKVRWNVGRKMDRGIEKNEWYFSALLEKPKT; from the coding sequence ATGGGAAGCGAAGACTCTACCAAAAACCAAGCATACCAAAAGACTCAAATCAAATGCAAGCTCAAAATACTATTGCTTATCATAGTAACCAACATCCTCACAATTTTCATTGTCACTGGTTCTTACTCCAATTTGCAAGACCCTATTTCAAGATTTTCCAAGCAGTTTTCTCTCCCTATTTGGGACTCCACAACCACTCTCTTGATCAAGCTAAATGCCACGGAAGACGACCTCGTTGCCACTCGGTTTGAGCTCGAAAACTTGGGCCAAAAACTCAAGTCCGCCAATTCACTGATCAAGACTCTCTCGGTTCAACTCTCCCGTGTTAACATAGACGTAAGAGAAACCTCCAAGGAGAAACATTTCGTTTACGATGATCTTCTTGCTGATATATCTGATGAGGCCAAACTTTCCTTAGGCTCTCACAAGCTTCCTCTAGGATTCACCCCACAAATGGGATCGGATAAGGTCTATCCTTCGGTTGGTGGGGCATGCTTGAAGCATAAGGACGACTTGTCAAATTACATGTCGTATGTCATTGGAGGAGATTGTCCTGTGGACGACGTGTCTGCGCAGAAACTCATGCTTAAAGGGTGTGAGCCACTTCCTAGGAGGCGTTGCCACCCTAAGTCCCCGGTTGGTTATATTGAGCCGACGCCTTTGCCTGAGAGCATGTGGTCAATTCCACCAGACACAAGCCTTGTTTGGGACCCCTATACTTGCAAAAACTACCAATGTTTAGTTGACAGAACAGGGGATAAAGCAAGATATGATTGTAAAGATTGCTTTCATTTACAAGGTAGGGAGAAAACAAGATGGCTTTTTGACAATGGAGGTATAGATTATGGGATCGATCAAATTCTTGGTTTGAAACCACGAGGCACGATCAGAATCGGGCTCGATATTGGAGGTGGGACGGGGACTTTTGCTGCAAGAATGAAGGAGAGAAATGTGACTATTATCACAACTTCAATGAACTTCGATGGTCCATTCAACAGCTTCATTGCATCTCGTGGATTGGTACCCATGCATGTTACTATTTCTCAGAGGTTTCCTTTCTTCGATAATACCCTTGATATCATCCATTCGATGCACGTTTTAAGTAACTGGATTCCGGAGTCTATGCTGGAGTTCATTCTATATGATATATATAGGATATTGAGGCCTGGTGGACTGTTTTGGGTTGACCGGTTCTTCTGCCTGGGGTTGCAGCTGAACGCCACTTACGTCCCACTGTTCGACCGTGTTGGATTCCGAAAAGTTCGATGGaatgttggaaggaagatggaCCGTGGGATTGAGAAGAATGAGTGGTATTTTTCTGCTCTGTTGGAGAAACCAAAGACTTGA
- the LOC142554696 gene encoding uncharacterized protein LOC142554696: protein MKRGCQAFLASIVSVSKLINLRLDDFEIARDFLSIFPEDVSGIPPDRVVDFSVELMSVLFVKKKDGSMRLCIDYRELNRVTVKSKYPLPRIEDLFDQLQGASVFVKIDLRSGYHQQKPYLDKFFIVFIGNILIYSKSREEHGQHLRTELQTLKYRQLYAKFSKCEFWLDRVASVGHIISRDGVEVDRSKVEAVRDWPMPKSVTEIRSFLGFFGYYRKFIQGFSFIVVPMTTLTKKNSKFVWGSECQESFEKPKQALTSAPVLVVPSGQGEYVLYTYASKLEIQIFEIVVYARGDGPNLYTLTVQSTLRDRIRAGQSSDEQLQKWRQRDESKGLRLYTIEDGIGPEVYICILEESASGIGYQFALSTVFRPQTDSQSDRVIQMLEDLLRACMFDFQGSWKPKIRLVKFKYNNYRLSIGMAPYEALYRRKLDHQSIGMKTAQNLQKNYADKRHRYIDFAVGDHVFVKVAPIKGVMRFGKKYKLSPRFIRPFEILERVGTIAYRVALPSNLEEVNNVFHVSMLRKYMSNPLHVLNYKPLQLMLNLFFEERPTQILDRQERRLRNK from the exons ATGAAGAGaggctgccaagcttttctTGCGAGCATCGTATCAGTATCTAAGCTAATCAATCTGAGACTGGACGATTTCGAGATCGCCAGAGATTTTCTTAGCATCTTTCCTGAGGATGTTTCTGGCATCCCACCAGACAGAGTGGTGGACTTTTCCGTTGAGCTGATGTCGG tactgtttgtgaagaagaaagatggcagcatGCGACTCTGCATCGATTATAGAGAACTGAACAGAGTCACAGTGAAGAGCAAATATCCTCTGCCCAGGATCGAAgacctatttgatcagcttcagggagcttCAGTGTTTgtgaagatagatcttcgatcaggatatCACCAGCAgaag ccatatttggATAAGTTCTTCATAGTCTTCATAGGCAATattctgatctattcgaagagcagagaggagcatggTCAGCACTTGAGGACCGAGCTACAGACTTTGAAGTACAGAcaattgtatgccaagttcagcaagtgtgagttctggctagACAGAGTGGCATCCGTGGGCCACATTATTTCCAGAGATGGAGTCGAGGTGGATCgcagcaaggttgaggcagttAGAGATTGGCCAATGCCTAAGAGTGTGaccgagatccgtagtttcttagGATTTTTTGGGTACtacaggaagtttattcagggattttcttttATTGTGGTACCCATGACcaccttgacgaagaagaattcCAAATTCGTTTGGGGATCAGAGTGCCAGGAAAGTTTCGAAAAGCCGAAGCAAGCATTGACTTCAGCACCAGTTCTAGTtgtgccatcagggcaaggggagtatgtgcTATATACATATGCTTCGAAGCTAG AGATTCAGATATTTGAGATTGTAGTTTATGCTAGAGGCGATGGTCCTAATCTTTATACCCTGACAGTGCAATCGACTCTGAGAGACCGGATTCGAGCAGGGCAGTCatctgatgagcagttacagaagtggagacagagggatgagTCCAAGGGTCTGAGATTGTATACTATTGAGGATGGCATA ggacccgaggtttacatctgCATTCTAGAAGAGTCTGCATCAGGAATTGGGTACCAATTTGCTTTAAGTACGGTTTTTCGTCCTCAAACCGACAGTCAGTCTGATAGAGTGATTCAGATGTTAGAGGATCTACTTAGGGCTTGCATGttcgacttccagggcagctggaAGCCGAAGATACGTCTCGTGAAGTTCAAATACAACAATTATCGCttatctattggtatggctccatacgaggcactttaCAGGAGAAAGTTAGATCACCAGTCTATTGGGATGAAAACTGCTCAGAATTTACAGAAGAATTATGCAGATAAGCGGCACAGATATATAGATTTTGCAGTGGgtgaccatgtctttgtgaaagttgCACCTATAAAGGGAgtaatgagatttggcaagaaatacAAACTCAGTCCTAGATTCATAAGACCATTCGAGATCCTCGAGAGGGTTGGGACAATAGCATACAGAGTTGCGTTGCCGTCGAATCTAGAGGAAGTTAataacgtgttccacgtctcgatgctgcggaagtacatgtcgaatcctttgCATGTTCTGAACTATAAGCCTCTGCAGCTGATGTTGAACCTATTTTTCGAGGAAAGACCTACCCAGATTTTGGACAGACAGGAGAGGAGACTCCGGAACAAGTGA